The sequence ACCCCACACCTGTTGTATGCAAGCGAGCCTTTTAATCTTTTGGCAGGGCCAATGATATACCTTTATGCCCGAAGCCAGGAATATCAGCGCTTTAAATGGATAAAAACAGATTTTCTGTTACTTACTCCCTCCATAATCAGCTTATTGGTGTACATTCCAACATACACCATGTCGGCAGCTGATAAGATTCTTGAGTATCAAAATTACGGAACGCTGGAATCTGATGTTGAAAATTTTGTTTGGGAATGGATTTTTTTAGTTAGCATAAACGTTACTTTTTTTGCAGGTGCATTGCAGCGTTTCAAAAATTATAATGATAAAATTAAAACCTTATATTCAAATATAAAAAACGCCGACCTGCGTATAACACAGATTTTAATTCGCCTTTGTATAGCCATTTACATCCTTGAACTTGTAGCAGTTTTTCTCACTTATTACGAGTTGCCATTTAATAACGAATCTTATAACTTGTATGATATCTTTCAACTCATTGTTCTGGTATTAATTGGGTACGATGCTTTTAGAACTTATAAACATTCGGCAACCATAAAACAAGAATGGCAACGAATTCATCTGGAAGACGGTCAAAACATTATACAACCCATAAAATATGCAAACTCAAATCTTACTCCTGAACAATCTGCAGAAATTAAAGCCAAACTTCAAATGTACATGGAGAAACACGAGCCTTACCTCGAATCTCAAATGCGCATTAAAGATTTAGCCGAACAAACCGGAATTAGCAGTCACCAGATATCGCAGGTACTAAATGAGTCTTTTAACCAAAACTTCTTTGAGTTTGTAAACTGCTACCGGGTAAAAAAGGCAAAAGCATTAATTGAGGATCCTACAAATGCTCCGTTAACACTAACGGCAATCGGGTTTGAAGCCGGTTTTAATTCGAAAACCACTTTTTATGAAGCCTTCAAAAAAGCAACTGGAACTACTCCTGCTCAATACAAGCAAAACTTATCATTATCAGACTATTAAAGTATTCATTTTTATAAACTCAGACCTCCATATTAACAAGTTTATGTACTGTTTTATAAGTCCGAACTTATAATCTTTGGTTCTTTATAGTTTTGAGGTATGAAAAAGAAATTACACTTGAAAACCGTGTAGTCTCCTTCCTAAAAAAAATTCCCAAAATCCGCTTTCTTTTTATAGAAAGCGGATTTTTTTATTCGTAATCATAGAAAAATTTACACTCCAAATCCTACTGTTCATAATTCAATTATCTTTTTAAACATTTTTAAGGCAGGACTAATAGAGAAGTATTTTCCAGAATATTTCTTTATTTTCGTATAAACATTGTTTGCGGAATATGACGACACTACTCTTCTTCTTTTTTATCTCTATTATATTTTCATTTTTATGTTCTATTTGGGAAGCAGTTATATTAAGTGTCACACCGTCGTATGTAAGCCGAATACAAATGGAAAAACCTCGGCTGGGTAAACAATTAAGTTATTTAAAAGACGACATCGACCGACCGTTATCCGCTGTTTTAACCTTGAACACCATTGCACATACAGTTGGAGCAATAGGTGTTGGTGTTCAGGCCGGCAAAATATTTGGCACAGCAAAGATTAATTTTTATCTCTTCGAAGCAACCTACGAATCGCTTATTGCCGGATTAATGACAATGGCCATTCTTATCTTGTCGGAGATCATTCCGAAAACAATTGGTGCAACCTACTGGAAACAGCTAACTCCTTTTACTGTTAATTCGTTAAAAGGTTTAATGATAGTACTTGCCCCTTTTGTTTGGTTAAGCAAATGGGTAACACACCTGATAAAAAGAGATGGCGAAAAAAGCGTGCTAAACCGTGCAGATGTTGCTGCAATGGCTGATGCAGGACTAAAAAGCGGCGCCATTGACAAGGAAGAAAAATCAATAATCCAAAACCTGTTACGTCTAGAAAATCAAAAGGTAAAAGACATTATGACACCGCGCAGTGTTGTACTTAGCCTGGATGAAGACCAGACACTTGGTGAAATTTATAAAGAATTTAATCCATTCCAGTTTTCACGAATTCCTGTATACAGCGAAAATACCGATAACATTACCGGATTTATTTTAAAAGATGCCATTCTGGAAAATATTGCCGCCGACAAACACAATCGTAAAGCTATTGAAATCAGAAGGAAAGTACTTTTTGTTGACGACAGCCTTTCCGTTGCCGGATTACTCGATGTATTCATTCTGGAGAAACAACATATGACTATGGTTGCTGATGAATTTGGGACTATTGTTGGCCTGGTAACCATGGAAGATGTTATTGAAACACTATTTGGGCTTGAAATAGTTGATGAAACCGACAAAGTTGTGGACATGCAAAAACTGGCCCGCGAACAGTGGAAAAAATCAAAAGAGCAAGACTGATTCAAGTGCCCTTTTTCTACAAAATTTTTAATGCTTTAAAAACTCATCTCAGCTCTGAAACGAATTCCGCTGTTATCAGTAAAGCTTCTGTTCATGTAAGTACTTCCCAACTGATGAATATACTCCACCCTCAGCACTTTAAAAATATTCGTTATCCCAACACCTAATTCGGCATAAGGTCGCGTCAGGTCTTGCGAGAATGCTTCAGGAAGGTCGAATATTGGTTTGTATGCACTGGTGCGATCGCCATAATGTGCTTTTAACGATACCATTTCACGCAATTTTAACCTTCTTATCAACGGAAATTTATTCAGAATGATACCACCGCCCACCCAGTCGAGGTGTACATTGGTGTAAACGTTATGTGCAAATGATGCCTGATGCAGCAGGTTAAAACGATATTTCGCAAATCCGAGCGACTGCGAACCTACAGGCATATCAAGTAAATCGTAAGGAGCATCGCCGAA comes from uncultured Draconibacterium sp. and encodes:
- a CDS encoding helix-turn-helix domain-containing protein, whose protein sequence is MPDITIWNLILLAEIGFGFILLLFLLKVSTKLNWYLPLAIYVLLVMIDCYSEFLFQTGNIVNTPHLLYASEPFNLLAGPMIYLYARSQEYQRFKWIKTDFLLLTPSIISLLVYIPTYTMSAADKILEYQNYGTLESDVENFVWEWIFLVSINVTFFAGALQRFKNYNDKIKTLYSNIKNADLRITQILIRLCIAIYILELVAVFLTYYELPFNNESYNLYDIFQLIVLVLIGYDAFRTYKHSATIKQEWQRIHLEDGQNIIQPIKYANSNLTPEQSAEIKAKLQMYMEKHEPYLESQMRIKDLAEQTGISSHQISQVLNESFNQNFFEFVNCYRVKKAKALIEDPTNAPLTLTAIGFEAGFNSKTTFYEAFKKATGTTPAQYKQNLSLSDY
- a CDS encoding hemolysin family protein; the encoded protein is MTTLLFFFFISIIFSFLCSIWEAVILSVTPSYVSRIQMEKPRLGKQLSYLKDDIDRPLSAVLTLNTIAHTVGAIGVGVQAGKIFGTAKINFYLFEATYESLIAGLMTMAILILSEIIPKTIGATYWKQLTPFTVNSLKGLMIVLAPFVWLSKWVTHLIKRDGEKSVLNRADVAAMADAGLKSGAIDKEEKSIIQNLLRLENQKVKDIMTPRSVVLSLDEDQTLGEIYKEFNPFQFSRIPVYSENTDNITGFILKDAILENIAADKHNRKAIEIRRKVLFVDDSLSVAGLLDVFILEKQHMTMVADEFGTIVGLVTMEDVIETLFGLEIVDETDKVVDMQKLAREQWKKSKEQD